Proteins encoded by one window of Microtus pennsylvanicus isolate mMicPen1 chromosome 18, mMicPen1.hap1, whole genome shotgun sequence:
- the Nr1h2 gene encoding oxysterols receptor LXR-beta isoform X1, which yields MSSPTSSLDTPAPGNGSPQPSTSSASPTIKEEGQETDAPPGSEGASSAYIVVILEPEDEPERKRKKGPAPKMLGHELCRVCGDKASGFHYNVLSCEGCKGFFRRSVVHGGAGRYACRGSGTCQMDAFMRRKCQLCRLRKCKEAGMREQCVLSEEQIRKKKIQKQQQQQPPATEPASSSSARPIASPGTSEAGGQGSGEGEGIQLTAAQELMIQQLVAAQLQCNKRSFSDQPKVTPWPLGADPQSRDARQQRFAHFTELAIISVQEIVDFAKQVPGFLQLGREDQIALLKASTIEIMLLETARRYNHETECITFLKDFTYSKDDFHRAGLQVEFINPIFEFSRAMRRLGLDDAEYALLIAINIFSADRPNVQEPSRVEALQQPYVEALLSYTRIKRPQDQLRFPRMLMKLVSLRTLSSVHSEQVFALRLQDKKLPPLLSEIWDVHE from the exons ATGTCTTCCCCCACAAGTTCTCTGGATACCCCGGCGCCTG GGAATGGTTCTCCTCAGCCCAGTACCTCCTCGGCTTCGCCCACCATcaaggaggaggggcaggagacTGACGCCCCTCCAGGCTCTGAAGGGGCCAGCTCTGCCTACATTGTAG TCATCTTAGAGCCCGAGGATGAGCCCGAGCGCAAGCGAAAGAAGGGACCGGCCCCGAAGATGCTGGGTCACGAGCTGTGCCGCGTGTGTGGGGACAAGGCCTCGGGCTTCCACTACAATGTGCTCAGTTGCGAAGGCTGCAAAGGCTTCTTCCGGCGCAGCGTAGTTCATGGTGGAGCTGGGCGCTATGCCTGTCGGGGCAGTGGAACCTGCCAGATGGACGCCTTTATGCGGCGCAAATGCCAGCTCTGCAGGCTGCGCAAGTGCAAGGAGGCTGGCATGCGGGAGCAGT GCGTGCTTTCTGAGGAGCAGATTCGAAAGAAAAAGAttcagaagcagcagcaacagcagccacCCGCGACTGAGCCAGCATCAAGCAGCTCAGCCCGGCCTATAGCCTCCCCTGGCACGTCCGAAGCAGGTGGCCAGGGCTCCGGGGAAGGGGAGGGCATCCAGCTGACAGCGGCGCAAGAGCTGATGATCCAGCAGTTGGTTGCTGCGCAGCTGCAGTGCAACAAGCGCTCTTTCTCCGACCAGCCCAAAGTCACG CCCTGGCCCTTGGGTGCAGACCCTCAGTCCCGAGATGCTCGTCAGCAGCGCTTCGCCCACTTCACGGAGCTGGCCATCATCTCGGTCCAGGAGATTGTGGACTTTGCCAAGCAGGTGCCAGGGTTCTTGCAGCTGGGCCGGGAGGACCAGATCGCCCTCCTGAAGGCATCCACCATCGAG ATTATGTTGCTGGAGACAGCCAGACGCTACAACCACGAGACAGAGTGCATCACGTTCCTGAAGGACTTCACCTACAGCAAGGATGACTTCCACCGTGCAG GCTTGCAGGTGGAGTTCATCAATCCCATCTTCGAGTTTTCTCGGGCCATGCGTCGGCTGGGCCTGGACGACGCAGAGTACGCCCTGCTCATTGCCATCAACATCTTCTCAGCGGACCGACCCAACGTGCAGGAGCCCAGCCGTGTGGAGGCGCTACAGCAGCCCTACGTGGAGGCTCTCCTCTCCTACACACGCATCAAGCGGCCACAG GACCAGCTCCGCTTCCCGCGAATGCTCATGAAGCTGGTGAGCCTGCGCACCCTCAGTTCCGTGCACTCGGAGCAGGTCTTTGCATTGCGACTCCAGGACAAGAAGCTGCCGCCTTTGCTGTCTGAGATCTGGGATGTGCATGAATAG
- the Nr1h2 gene encoding oxysterols receptor LXR-beta isoform X2: MSSPTSSLDTPAPGNGSPQPSTSSASPTIKEEGQETDAPPGSEGASSAYIVEPEDEPERKRKKGPAPKMLGHELCRVCGDKASGFHYNVLSCEGCKGFFRRSVVHGGAGRYACRGSGTCQMDAFMRRKCQLCRLRKCKEAGMREQCVLSEEQIRKKKIQKQQQQQPPATEPASSSSARPIASPGTSEAGGQGSGEGEGIQLTAAQELMIQQLVAAQLQCNKRSFSDQPKVTPWPLGADPQSRDARQQRFAHFTELAIISVQEIVDFAKQVPGFLQLGREDQIALLKASTIEIMLLETARRYNHETECITFLKDFTYSKDDFHRAGLQVEFINPIFEFSRAMRRLGLDDAEYALLIAINIFSADRPNVQEPSRVEALQQPYVEALLSYTRIKRPQDQLRFPRMLMKLVSLRTLSSVHSEQVFALRLQDKKLPPLLSEIWDVHE; this comes from the exons ATGTCTTCCCCCACAAGTTCTCTGGATACCCCGGCGCCTG GGAATGGTTCTCCTCAGCCCAGTACCTCCTCGGCTTCGCCCACCATcaaggaggaggggcaggagacTGACGCCCCTCCAGGCTCTGAAGGGGCCAGCTCTGCCTACATTGTAG AGCCCGAGGATGAGCCCGAGCGCAAGCGAAAGAAGGGACCGGCCCCGAAGATGCTGGGTCACGAGCTGTGCCGCGTGTGTGGGGACAAGGCCTCGGGCTTCCACTACAATGTGCTCAGTTGCGAAGGCTGCAAAGGCTTCTTCCGGCGCAGCGTAGTTCATGGTGGAGCTGGGCGCTATGCCTGTCGGGGCAGTGGAACCTGCCAGATGGACGCCTTTATGCGGCGCAAATGCCAGCTCTGCAGGCTGCGCAAGTGCAAGGAGGCTGGCATGCGGGAGCAGT GCGTGCTTTCTGAGGAGCAGATTCGAAAGAAAAAGAttcagaagcagcagcaacagcagccacCCGCGACTGAGCCAGCATCAAGCAGCTCAGCCCGGCCTATAGCCTCCCCTGGCACGTCCGAAGCAGGTGGCCAGGGCTCCGGGGAAGGGGAGGGCATCCAGCTGACAGCGGCGCAAGAGCTGATGATCCAGCAGTTGGTTGCTGCGCAGCTGCAGTGCAACAAGCGCTCTTTCTCCGACCAGCCCAAAGTCACG CCCTGGCCCTTGGGTGCAGACCCTCAGTCCCGAGATGCTCGTCAGCAGCGCTTCGCCCACTTCACGGAGCTGGCCATCATCTCGGTCCAGGAGATTGTGGACTTTGCCAAGCAGGTGCCAGGGTTCTTGCAGCTGGGCCGGGAGGACCAGATCGCCCTCCTGAAGGCATCCACCATCGAG ATTATGTTGCTGGAGACAGCCAGACGCTACAACCACGAGACAGAGTGCATCACGTTCCTGAAGGACTTCACCTACAGCAAGGATGACTTCCACCGTGCAG GCTTGCAGGTGGAGTTCATCAATCCCATCTTCGAGTTTTCTCGGGCCATGCGTCGGCTGGGCCTGGACGACGCAGAGTACGCCCTGCTCATTGCCATCAACATCTTCTCAGCGGACCGACCCAACGTGCAGGAGCCCAGCCGTGTGGAGGCGCTACAGCAGCCCTACGTGGAGGCTCTCCTCTCCTACACACGCATCAAGCGGCCACAG GACCAGCTCCGCTTCCCGCGAATGCTCATGAAGCTGGTGAGCCTGCGCACCCTCAGTTCCGTGCACTCGGAGCAGGTCTTTGCATTGCGACTCCAGGACAAGAAGCTGCCGCCTTTGCTGTCTGAGATCTGGGATGTGCATGAATAG